In Symmachiella dynata, the following are encoded in one genomic region:
- the groES gene encoding co-chaperone GroES — protein sequence MQLKPLDDRVVVRVMEAETTTAGGIVLPDAAQEKPQRGEVVAVGPGRLLESGERAELSVTVGDKVLYGKYGGTDIEVDGQEVMVLRESDILAKIVS from the coding sequence ATGCAGTTGAAACCTTTGGATGATCGTGTTGTCGTACGAGTGATGGAAGCAGAAACCACAACCGCCGGCGGCATCGTGCTGCCCGATGCGGCCCAAGAAAAACCCCAACGCGGCGAAGTAGTTGCCGTCGGTCCCGGCCGTTTGCTGGAATCGGGCGAACGCGCTGAGTTGAGCGTTACGGTTGGCGATAAAGTCCTGTACGGCAAATATGGCGGAACGGACATTGAAGTCGATGGCCAAGAAGTCATGGTCCTGCGAGAAAGCGATATTCTGGCGAAAATCGTCAGCTAA
- the groL gene encoding chaperonin GroEL (60 kDa chaperone family; promotes refolding of misfolded polypeptides especially under stressful conditions; forms two stacked rings of heptamers to form a barrel-shaped 14mer; ends can be capped by GroES; misfolded proteins enter the barrel where they are refolded when GroES binds), whose translation MAKQLLFDDRAQLKLQRGVRTLADTVAVTMGPTGRNVVIDKSFGNPVVTKDGVTVSKEIELDDPFENMGAKLVNEVATKTSDIAGDGTTTATVMARAVFEAGLRSITMGANPMVVRRGIEKAADAVLAYFAETSKPVSSKEEIAQVGCISANNDRPVGDLIADAMEQVGRDGVITVEEGKGNETTLTLAEGMQFDKGYISPYFVNDPETMKVELEDCYILLFEKKISNLRELVPLLEKISQSSKPLLIVAEDVDGEALTALVVNRLRGVLNVAAVKAPGFGDRRKAMLADMAVLTGGTLISEELGITLESVELNQLGRCKKVEIDKDSTTLIEGGGDSEAIKTRVQQIRTQIENTDSEYDREKFQERLAKLTGGVAIISVGAATESEMKQTKARMEDALHATRAAVEEGILPGGGVAYLRAIEAAKSVKAKGDEKIGVAIVAKALEAPIRQIAENCGEDGAVIADEVRQKGENIGYNAQAGEYVDMFKAGIIDPTKVVRSAVQNSTSIAGLMLTTEVLVTRTDDLEGGDKKAVEGSIR comes from the coding sequence GTGGCGAAACAATTACTTTTTGATGACCGCGCGCAACTCAAGTTGCAGCGCGGAGTACGGACGCTGGCGGACACCGTCGCCGTCACCATGGGACCGACTGGCCGGAACGTCGTGATCGACAAAAGCTTCGGCAATCCCGTCGTGACCAAAGATGGCGTGACCGTTAGTAAAGAAATCGAACTGGACGACCCGTTTGAAAACATGGGCGCCAAGTTGGTCAATGAAGTCGCCACCAAAACCAGCGACATCGCCGGCGATGGCACGACCACCGCGACCGTTATGGCGCGTGCCGTGTTCGAAGCGGGACTGCGAAGCATTACGATGGGAGCAAATCCCATGGTCGTTCGCCGCGGTATTGAAAAAGCGGCCGATGCCGTTTTGGCCTATTTCGCCGAAACGTCGAAGCCGGTCTCCAGTAAAGAAGAGATCGCCCAAGTCGGCTGTATCTCGGCCAACAACGACCGTCCGGTGGGTGACTTGATTGCCGACGCGATGGAGCAAGTCGGACGCGACGGTGTGATTACTGTCGAAGAAGGCAAAGGCAACGAAACCACACTGACGCTGGCTGAGGGGATGCAATTCGATAAGGGTTACATCTCCCCCTACTTCGTCAACGATCCCGAAACCATGAAAGTGGAATTGGAAGATTGTTATATCTTGCTGTTCGAGAAGAAAATCTCGAACCTGCGGGAACTCGTGCCGCTGTTGGAGAAAATTTCACAATCCAGCAAGCCGTTGTTGATCGTCGCTGAAGACGTTGACGGCGAAGCGTTGACCGCACTGGTCGTCAACCGCCTGCGTGGCGTGTTGAATGTGGCAGCCGTCAAAGCCCCCGGTTTTGGTGATCGCCGCAAAGCCATGTTGGCCGACATGGCCGTTTTGACCGGTGGCACGCTGATCTCCGAAGAGTTGGGCATCACCTTGGAATCGGTCGAGTTGAATCAACTTGGCCGTTGCAAAAAGGTTGAAATCGACAAAGATTCCACAACCTTGATCGAAGGTGGCGGAGACTCCGAAGCGATCAAAACCCGCGTGCAACAAATCCGCACTCAAATCGAAAATACCGATAGCGAATACGATCGCGAGAAATTCCAAGAACGTCTGGCCAAGTTGACCGGCGGCGTGGCAATTATCTCCGTCGGAGCCGCTACCGAATCGGAGATGAAACAGACCAAGGCACGCATGGAAGATGCCCTGCACGCCACACGGGCGGCTGTCGAAGAAGGCATTCTTCCCGGCGGTGGTGTCGCTTACTTGCGGGCGATCGAAGCAGCCAAAAGCGTCAAAGCCAAAGGGGACGAAAAGATCGGCGTCGCCATTGTGGCCAAAGCACTTGAGGCTCCGATTCGCCAGATCGCTGAAAACTGCGGCGAAGATGGCGCGGTGATCGCCGACGAAGTCCGCCAAAAAGGCGAGAACATCGGCTACAATGCCCAGGCAGGTGAATATGTCGACATGTTCAAGGCGGGCATCATTGATCCGACCAAAGTGGTCCGCAGTGCCGTCCAGAACTCGACATCGATCGCCGGCTTGATGCTGACGACCGAAGTCTTGGTCACACGGACTGACGACCTCGAAGGGGGCGACAAGAAGGCGGTTGAAGGTAGTATCCGCTAA
- the dnaJ gene encoding molecular chaperone DnaJ gives MATKRDYYEVLGVAKGADGDEIKKAYRKEALANHPDRNPGDGEAEQRFKDAAEAFEILGDEQKRARYDRYGHAGVQGLGGGAGFTDINDIFDSFGDMLGGIFGGSRTGQPGAGRRPSRGRSLRTGITVTLLEAARGCTRELEVRRHENCETCGGSGAKAGSIAQPCDYCDGRGQVVQSQGFFRIQTTCPACSGDGVVVRDKCEECGGSGRESKTAQLEVKVPPGVDNDMQLCLRGEGEPGALGGPRGDLYVDIHVKEHSLFQRDGNTLTCLVPITYTQAALGAEIEVPILTGRHDLKVPAGTQTGTEFRLRGLGMPDPHGRGTGDLLVEVQVDVPKKLTERQEELLRELAELEEAHVSPHRKSFFETLKDYFTGEDEET, from the coding sequence ATGGCAACGAAACGCGACTATTACGAAGTCCTCGGCGTGGCAAAGGGAGCCGATGGCGATGAAATAAAAAAAGCCTACCGCAAGGAGGCGTTGGCCAATCATCCCGATAGAAATCCGGGGGATGGAGAGGCCGAACAACGCTTCAAGGATGCTGCCGAAGCATTCGAAATCTTGGGGGATGAGCAAAAGCGAGCACGGTACGATCGCTACGGTCATGCCGGCGTGCAAGGCTTGGGGGGCGGTGCTGGCTTCACCGACATCAATGACATCTTCGATTCCTTTGGTGACATGCTGGGTGGGATTTTCGGTGGGTCACGAACAGGCCAACCGGGAGCCGGACGACGTCCCTCGCGCGGTCGCAGCCTGAGAACGGGCATCACCGTCACGTTGCTCGAAGCGGCACGTGGTTGCACCCGAGAATTGGAAGTCCGCCGCCACGAAAACTGTGAGACTTGCGGCGGCTCCGGCGCCAAAGCCGGTTCCATCGCCCAGCCCTGCGACTATTGTGATGGTCGCGGGCAGGTCGTGCAGTCGCAAGGTTTTTTCCGCATTCAGACGACTTGTCCCGCCTGCAGCGGCGATGGTGTCGTGGTGCGGGATAAATGTGAGGAATGTGGCGGATCTGGACGCGAATCAAAAACGGCGCAACTGGAGGTCAAGGTTCCTCCAGGGGTCGATAACGACATGCAGCTTTGTCTGCGGGGCGAAGGTGAACCGGGAGCGCTCGGAGGTCCGCGAGGCGATTTGTATGTGGACATTCACGTGAAGGAACATTCGTTGTTCCAACGCGACGGCAACACGCTGACTTGTCTGGTCCCGATTACCTATACACAAGCGGCGCTGGGCGCTGAAATTGAAGTCCCCATTCTGACCGGCCGGCACGACCTGAAAGTCCCAGCCGGCACGCAAACGGGCACCGAATTTCGGTTGCGGGGTTTAGGCATGCCCGACCCGCATGGACGAGGGACGGGAGACTTGTTGGTCGAAGTCCAAGTGGACGTTCCCAAAAAACTCACGGAACGACAAGAAGAGTTGCTCCGCGAGCTGGCGGAGTTGGAAGAGGCTCACGTCAGCCCACATCGCAAGTCATTTTTTGAGACACTCAAGGACTACTTCACAGGCGAAGACGAAGAAACCTAG
- a CDS encoding nucleotide exchange factor GrpE — protein MADETPNENPDNTAAEAAASDDQEPTLEEQLAAAIAERDTNLDRWRRAEAECENVRKRMRRELEEARKYESLGLSRDILPALDNLQRAIDAAGQTHNLDQLIEGVELVAKQFQDALNKHQVIAIDAVNKPFNSEQHEAMQQVPSADHPPMTVIQELEQGYTLHDRLVRPSKVIVSKAVE, from the coding sequence GTGGCAGACGAAACACCCAACGAAAATCCCGACAACACAGCGGCCGAGGCAGCGGCATCTGACGATCAAGAACCAACGCTCGAAGAGCAGTTGGCCGCAGCGATCGCCGAACGGGACACAAACCTAGACCGCTGGCGGCGGGCTGAAGCGGAATGCGAAAACGTGCGCAAGCGGATGCGTCGCGAATTGGAAGAGGCGCGCAAATACGAATCGCTCGGACTGTCGCGCGACATTTTGCCTGCGCTCGATAACCTCCAGCGGGCGATTGACGCAGCAGGACAGACGCACAATCTGGATCAACTGATTGAAGGCGTCGAATTGGTGGCGAAGCAATTCCAAGATGCTTTGAACAAGCATCAAGTCATTGCGATCGATGCTGTCAACAAGCCGTTCAATTCCGAACAGCACGAAGCGATGCAACAAGTCCCCTCCGCCGATCATCCCCCGATGACGGTCATTCAGGAGCTCGAGCAAGGCTACACCCTGCACGACCGCTTGGTGCGACCCAGCAAAGTGATTGTCTCCAAAGCTGTGGAATAA
- a CDS encoding FmdB family zinc ribbon protein, whose protein sequence is MPTYDYVCKSCDHQWEVFHSMKQKPIRKCPECGKLKAERMIGSGGGIIFRGSGFYETDYRSESYKKAASADKTAAAKKTESKPSTSDTKASSSGSSKSSD, encoded by the coding sequence ATGCCGACGTACGACTACGTTTGTAAAAGCTGCGACCATCAGTGGGAAGTGTTCCATTCGATGAAGCAAAAACCGATCCGCAAATGCCCCGAGTGCGGCAAATTAAAAGCGGAGCGGATGATCGGTTCGGGCGGCGGAATCATTTTCCGTGGATCGGGTTTCTACGAAACGGACTACCGCAGCGAATCGTACAAGAAGGCCGCCAGTGCGGATAAGACCGCAGCGGCGAAAAAGACCGAATCCAAGCCAAGCACGTCCGACACAAAGGCGAGTTCGTCTGGAAGCAGCAAGTCGAGCGATTAA
- a CDS encoding DNA gyrase inhibitor YacG, protein MIQLMTCPICDKAVSAVEAAESKTLPFCSRRCQQIDFFRWTDGRYAIEESLDDRPDIVEKLAEEFDEFDEADG, encoded by the coding sequence ATGATTCAACTCATGACTTGTCCGATCTGCGATAAAGCTGTCTCCGCCGTCGAAGCAGCTGAGTCCAAGACATTGCCATTTTGCAGCCGACGTTGCCAACAGATCGATTTTTTCCGTTGGACGGATGGCCGATACGCCATTGAAGAATCCTTGGATGACCGGCCGGACATTGTCGAGAAACTCGCCGAAGAGTTTGACGAATTCGATGAGGCGGACGGTTAA
- a CDS encoding Uma2 family endonuclease: protein MSHAVDSIAADWTAVDLAARYGAMPLSRIRLPHDSDPATEEDVVDIHDRENRLYELVDGVLLEKTMGTYESYIAMLLGQFLGDFIRQNNLGILLGADGILRLAPGLVRIPDVSFIARHKLPDGKVPRTPVATLVPDLAIEVISKGNTAEEMQEKLRDYFEVGVRLVWYVDHLRKQVRVYTAVDQEQIVGIEESLDGGDVLPGFTLPVASIYAE, encoded by the coding sequence ATGTCTCACGCAGTCGACTCCATAGCCGCCGACTGGACCGCGGTTGACTTAGCGGCACGCTACGGTGCAATGCCGCTATCTCGTATCCGCCTCCCACACGACTCCGACCCAGCCACCGAGGAGGACGTGGTCGACATTCATGACCGCGAAAATCGTCTGTATGAGCTGGTCGACGGCGTTTTGTTGGAGAAAACCATGGGAACCTATGAGTCGTATATTGCGATGTTGCTTGGCCAGTTCCTCGGCGATTTCATTCGACAAAATAATCTCGGGATTCTATTGGGGGCAGACGGCATCTTACGGCTCGCGCCCGGTTTAGTCCGGATTCCTGATGTCTCCTTCATTGCTCGGCATAAACTTCCCGACGGCAAAGTCCCACGCACGCCTGTGGCGACTTTGGTGCCTGATTTGGCGATCGAAGTCATCAGCAAAGGCAACACGGCCGAGGAGATGCAGGAGAAACTCCGCGATTATTTCGAGGTCGGAGTCCGTCTTGTGTGGTACGTCGACCATTTGCGGAAACAGGTTCGCGTTTACACAGCGGTCGATCAGGAACAAATTGTCGGCATCGAGGAAAGTCTCGACGGCGGCGATGTGCTCCCCGGATTCACATTGCCCGTTGCCAGCATCTATGCCGAATGA
- a CDS encoding glutamate-5-semialdehyde dehydrogenase yields MNVATTATIPDLKSYTREVAERAQQAARGLALASGGQKDDWLRRSAELIRARGDEILAANEQDIAQAPEYGLNAAAVDRLRLTPERLEGIATALEEVVALPNPVGEVIDSNIRPNGLEVLKVRVPLGVVFFIYESRPNVTVDAAALCVKSGNAVILRGGKEAFHSNQAFYAILQEALSDVGLPEQAVQLVETTDRDAVGHFLRQSDKISVTIPRGGKALIERVAAEATMPVIKHYDGNCHVYVDTAADLDAALRIVINSKCHRPGVCNAAESLLVHREVAETFLPKMAAKFAEQGVEMRCCERSLPLMPGAVPATREDFADEFLDLIISIKVVDDLQAAIDHIEEFSSRHTEAIVTNDLAASRRFCAAVDSAAVIVNASTRFNDGGQFGLGAEIGISTDKFHARGPCGLRELTSYKYLVQGAGQIRE; encoded by the coding sequence GTGAATGTAGCGACAACAGCAACAATACCGGACTTAAAATCGTACACGCGCGAAGTCGCTGAACGTGCGCAACAAGCTGCGCGGGGTCTGGCGCTGGCGAGCGGGGGGCAAAAGGATGATTGGCTGCGCCGGTCGGCGGAGTTGATTCGTGCGCGTGGCGACGAGATTTTGGCCGCCAACGAACAGGATATTGCCCAGGCACCGGAGTACGGACTGAATGCGGCAGCCGTTGACCGATTGCGGCTCACCCCCGAGCGATTGGAAGGAATTGCCACAGCGCTTGAGGAAGTCGTTGCGTTGCCCAATCCGGTGGGAGAGGTCATCGACAGCAACATCCGCCCCAACGGGTTGGAGGTTCTCAAAGTCCGCGTTCCGTTGGGAGTGGTCTTTTTCATCTACGAATCGCGGCCCAATGTCACAGTCGATGCGGCCGCGCTGTGCGTCAAAAGCGGCAATGCGGTCATTCTGCGGGGAGGCAAAGAGGCCTTTCACAGCAACCAGGCTTTTTATGCCATTCTGCAAGAAGCGCTCAGCGATGTTGGGTTGCCGGAGCAGGCTGTGCAACTCGTGGAAACAACCGATCGAGACGCGGTGGGGCATTTTTTGCGGCAGAGTGACAAGATCTCCGTGACGATTCCACGGGGCGGCAAAGCATTGATCGAACGGGTCGCCGCTGAAGCGACAATGCCGGTCATTAAACACTACGACGGAAATTGCCACGTCTATGTGGACACGGCAGCGGATTTGGATGCGGCGCTGCGAATCGTGATCAACAGCAAATGCCATCGCCCCGGTGTCTGCAATGCGGCCGAAAGCCTGCTCGTACATCGCGAGGTGGCGGAGACGTTTCTGCCGAAAATGGCGGCAAAGTTCGCCGAGCAAGGTGTCGAGATGCGGTGTTGCGAACGTTCGTTACCGCTCATGCCGGGTGCGGTCCCGGCGACACGCGAGGATTTTGCTGATGAGTTTTTAGACCTGATTATTTCCATCAAGGTGGTCGATGACTTGCAGGCAGCTATCGATCATATCGAAGAGTTCAGTTCGCGGCATACCGAGGCGATCGTCACCAACGACTTAGCGGCGTCGCGGCGTTTTTGCGCGGCAGTTGATTCGGCGGCGGTGATTGTGAATGCCAGCACGCGATTCAACGATGGAGGTCAATTCGGTTTGGGAGCCGAGATTGGCATCAGCACCGATAAATTTCATGCTCGCGGGCCGTGCGGTTTGCGGGAATTGACCAGTTACAAATACCTCGTGCAAGGCGCGGGACAGATTCGAGAGTAA
- the fliM gene encoding flagellar motor switch protein FliM — MADVLSQSEVESLLSALDPGVQVRQKRADDPNSQVSIYDFKRPERVSKEQMRGFQALHEGFGREFGAALSGMLRTIVEVKLISVDQLTYSEFVYSLENPSCFNLLTAEPLEGHIILDLNPSIVFPIIDRLLGGGRESTQKLPGRPLTEIEVRLASRITNLAIEALKNAWARICQLDPKISQVESNPQLVQIVPPNEVIVLISFEITMGEMRGIMNLCIPFNTIEPLAGKFSSNAWSTYTQKQADARQSMNLETGVNHAKVKLVVRLAETHLTNSDLLNMAVGDVIPTGTEKSEPLQVDIEGVPKFYAQPGSYKGYTAVQIGKAIRAPEDVVEEKLKSIAATKPPQAQAAT; from the coding sequence ATGGCAGACGTACTCAGCCAATCAGAAGTGGAATCGCTGTTATCAGCGCTGGATCCGGGTGTGCAGGTCCGTCAAAAGCGCGCGGATGATCCGAATTCCCAAGTCAGCATCTATGACTTCAAACGCCCCGAACGCGTCAGCAAAGAGCAGATGCGGGGGTTCCAAGCGCTGCACGAAGGTTTTGGCCGGGAATTCGGGGCTGCGCTGAGCGGGATGCTGCGGACGATTGTGGAAGTCAAACTGATCAGCGTCGACCAATTGACCTACAGCGAATTCGTATACAGTTTAGAAAACCCGTCCTGCTTTAATTTGCTGACTGCCGAACCGTTGGAAGGGCATATCATTCTTGATCTGAACCCGTCCATTGTGTTTCCGATCATCGATCGACTCTTGGGGGGTGGACGGGAATCGACACAGAAATTGCCGGGACGGCCGCTCACAGAAATCGAAGTGCGACTGGCCAGCCGCATCACCAACTTGGCCATCGAAGCCTTAAAAAATGCTTGGGCACGGATTTGTCAATTGGACCCCAAAATCAGTCAGGTCGAGAGCAATCCGCAACTGGTGCAGATCGTGCCGCCCAACGAAGTCATCGTGTTGATCAGCTTTGAAATTACGATGGGGGAAATGCGGGGCATCATGAATTTGTGCATCCCGTTTAATACCATCGAACCGTTGGCCGGCAAATTTTCGTCCAACGCCTGGTCCACCTACACACAAAAACAGGCCGATGCGCGGCAGTCGATGAACCTTGAAACGGGGGTTAATCATGCAAAGGTCAAACTGGTGGTTCGATTGGCAGAGACACACTTAACCAACAGTGACCTGCTGAATATGGCTGTCGGGGATGTGATTCCCACCGGCACAGAAAAATCGGAACCTTTGCAGGTCGACATTGAGGGCGTGCCAAAGTTTTACGCGCAACCCGGCTCCTACAAAGGGTATACCGCCGTACAGATTGGAAAAGCGATCCGTGCGCCTGAGGATGTTGTCGAGGAAAAACTGAAGAGTATCGCAGCAACAAAACCACCGCAGGCGCAAGCAGCGACATGA
- the infC gene encoding translation initiation factor IF-3: MKRTQTIDTSHRLNDQIRITPVRVVSHTGEMLGIIPTADAQQVAYDEGLDLVEVAPNERPPVCRIMDYGKFKYEQKKRLAKNSKQHHVQLKEIRVRPKTGDHDIDFKVKRARTFLQGRDKVKVNIIFRGRELAHKDRGMEILNSIIENLDDIAKVEKFPSMEGRNQMSAILAPRAS; encoded by the coding sequence CTGAAAAGGACACAAACTATCGACACAAGTCATCGACTCAACGATCAAATCCGCATTACACCAGTGCGGGTTGTGAGTCATACGGGGGAAATGCTGGGAATCATCCCCACAGCCGACGCACAGCAAGTTGCGTATGACGAAGGCCTGGATCTTGTAGAGGTTGCTCCGAACGAACGTCCTCCCGTGTGCCGCATTATGGATTACGGGAAGTTTAAGTACGAACAGAAGAAACGGCTGGCCAAAAACTCCAAGCAGCATCACGTCCAACTGAAGGAAATTCGGGTCCGCCCCAAAACGGGCGACCACGACATCGACTTCAAGGTCAAACGTGCACGCACGTTTTTGCAGGGACGTGATAAGGTCAAGGTGAACATCATTTTTCGCGGCCGAGAATTGGCGCACAAGGATCGGGGCATGGAGATCCTGAATAGCATCATCGAAAACTTGGACGACATCGCGAAAGTTGAAAAATTTCCTAGCATGGAAGGTCGGAACCAGATGAGCGCAATCTTGGCTCCGCGGGCGTCCTAA
- the rpmI gene encoding 50S ribosomal protein L35: protein MPKQKTHKGIKKRFKVTATGKAKHRKAFRGHILGKKTSKRKSDLRQDGVLVGAEAKLIQAALRPSS from the coding sequence ATGCCCAAGCAGAAGACACACAAGGGAATTAAGAAGCGGTTCAAAGTGACTGCTACAGGGAAAGCCAAGCATCGCAAGGCTTTTCGTGGACATATCTTAGGGAAAAAGACCTCGAAGCGTAAAAGCGATTTGCGCCAGGATGGTGTGCTCGTCGGCGCCGAGGCGAAGCTGATCCAAGCCGCTTTGCGGCCAAGCAGTTAA
- the rplT gene encoding 50S ribosomal protein L20 yields MRVRKGAARRRAKKRLFKEARGNFGGRKNLTRTVKETLVRSRAFAYRDRRVRKRDMRRLWITRITAACRSRGMSYSRFINGLLKAEIALNRKSLSELAIHEPQIFDELVELAQAQVAAAA; encoded by the coding sequence ATGAGAGTTCGCAAAGGCGCCGCTCGTCGGCGTGCCAAAAAACGGTTATTCAAAGAGGCCCGCGGTAATTTCGGGGGCCGTAAAAACTTGACCCGTACGGTCAAGGAAACCCTCGTCCGCTCACGGGCATTTGCGTATCGCGATCGCCGCGTGCGGAAACGTGATATGCGCAGACTGTGGATCACGCGGATCACCGCCGCTTGCCGCAGTCGGGGCATGAGCTATTCCCGGTTTATCAACGGCTTGCTCAAAGCCGAGATTGCCCTGAACCGCAAATCGCTCAGCGAGTTGGCCATCCACGAGCCGCAGATTTTCGACGAACTGGTCGAACTGGCACAGGCTCAAGTCGCTGCTGCCGCTTAA
- the pheS gene encoding phenylalanine--tRNA ligase subunit alpha — protein sequence MESVKQKFDEYAQEAKAAIEAATSPEVLEKIRVEFLGAKKGRLRDLQSLLGKADPEHRPALGKLFNEVKTAVTACYDEYKKQLSAPKTTAAGLDITLPGAVPRLGNRHPLTQTIDEFKEIMGRMGFTVASGPEIEDEHHNFEALNIPDDHPARDPLENFYLATAETAAGGPLLLRSQTSTVQIRVMEQTEPPIRIISLGRVYRPDTMDRTHSCMFHQMEGLMIGESVTMAELKTVLRLFAQTYLGHDVHVRFRPSFFPFTEPSVEVDMSWGDDWLEIGGAGMVDPNVLRSVGYDPEKYSGFAFGMGVERFCMRRHNIPDIREFYTNDVQFLQQF from the coding sequence ATGGAATCCGTCAAGCAGAAATTCGACGAGTACGCTCAGGAGGCAAAAGCTGCCATTGAAGCAGCGACTTCTCCTGAAGTCTTGGAAAAAATTCGGGTTGAGTTTCTTGGCGCCAAAAAGGGCCGGCTCCGCGATTTGCAATCGTTATTAGGTAAGGCAGACCCGGAACACCGCCCTGCCCTAGGCAAGCTGTTCAATGAAGTCAAAACAGCAGTGACCGCCTGTTACGATGAATACAAGAAACAGCTCTCAGCCCCGAAAACGACTGCCGCAGGGCTCGACATCACCCTGCCCGGTGCGGTGCCGCGATTGGGGAACCGGCATCCCCTGACGCAGACGATTGATGAATTCAAAGAGATCATGGGGCGGATGGGATTCACCGTCGCCTCCGGTCCTGAGATCGAGGACGAACACCACAACTTCGAAGCACTCAACATCCCCGACGACCATCCGGCTCGGGACCCGCTGGAGAATTTCTATCTAGCAACGGCAGAGACCGCGGCCGGCGGGCCGTTGTTATTGCGCAGTCAAACATCGACCGTGCAGATTCGCGTGATGGAACAGACCGAGCCGCCGATTCGTATTATTTCGTTGGGCCGCGTCTACCGCCCCGACACGATGGATCGCACGCACTCCTGCATGTTCCATCAAATGGAAGGCTTGATGATCGGCGAATCGGTGACGATGGCCGAACTGAAAACCGTGTTGCGGTTGTTCGCGCAAACTTACTTGGGGCATGACGTGCATGTCCGCTTTCGGCCCTCGTTCTTTCCCTTCACCGAACCCTCGGTGGAAGTCGACATGAGCTGGGGCGATGATTGGTTGGAGATTGGCGGCGCGGGGATGGTCGATCCGAATGTCCTGCGTTCAGTCGGCTACGATCCTGAGAAATACTCCGGCTTCGCATTCGGTATGGGTGTGGAACGGTTCTGCATGCGACGGCACAACATCCCCGACATCCGCGAGTTTTACACCAACGACGTGCAATTCCTGCAGCAGTTTTAA
- a CDS encoding NAD(P)-dependent oxidoreductase → MSVPTIAPGTTKVGWIGTGVMGQSMVGHLIDAGFAATVYTRTKSKADALIAKGAVWADSPKAVAEASDVIFTIVGFPSDVREVMLGEDGALAGSKAGNVLVDMTTSEPSLAIEIAEAAQAKGVHSVDAPVSGGDVGAKEARLSIMIGGDKEVVEALNPCWEAMGKTIVHQGPAGAGQHTKMVNQTLIASGMIGVCEALLYGHKAGLDLPTVLQSVATGAAGSWSLSNLGPRIMDNNFDPGFFVEHFIKDMGIALAEAKRMGLCLPGLALAHQLYLSVQATGHGRDGTHALQLALAEMSGVDWRKR, encoded by the coding sequence ATGAGTGTACCAACAATTGCTCCCGGCACGACAAAAGTGGGTTGGATCGGCACCGGTGTAATGGGCCAAAGTATGGTCGGGCACCTGATCGACGCCGGCTTCGCAGCCACCGTTTATACTCGCACGAAAAGCAAAGCCGACGCGCTGATTGCCAAAGGGGCTGTCTGGGCCGATTCGCCCAAAGCAGTTGCCGAAGCCTCGGATGTGATCTTCACGATTGTTGGTTTTCCCAGCGATGTGCGGGAAGTGATGTTGGGCGAAGACGGCGCACTGGCCGGTTCAAAGGCGGGCAACGTGCTGGTGGATATGACCACCAGCGAACCGTCGCTAGCCATTGAAATCGCCGAAGCCGCGCAAGCGAAAGGCGTGCACAGCGTTGATGCCCCGGTCTCGGGTGGCGACGTGGGTGCGAAAGAGGCGCGGTTGTCGATCATGATCGGCGGCGACAAAGAAGTCGTCGAAGCGCTGAATCCCTGTTGGGAAGCAATGGGCAAAACGATCGTGCATCAAGGCCCCGCCGGCGCCGGGCAGCACACGAAAATGGTCAATCAAACGCTGATCGCCAGCGGCATGATCGGCGTCTGCGAAGCGTTGCTGTATGGTCACAAAGCGGGCTTGGATTTGCCAACGGTTTTGCAATCGGTGGCGACGGGTGCAGCGGGAAGTTGGTCGCTGTCGAATCTCGGCCCACGCATCATGGACAACAACTTTGACCCCGGTTTCTTCGTCGAGCACTTCATCAAAGACATGGGCATCGCCCTGGCCGAAGCCAAACGGATGGGCCTGTGCCTCCCCGGCTTGGCGCTGGCGCACCAGCTATATCTCTCCGTCCAAGCCACCGGCCACGGCCGCGACGGCACGCATGCGTTGCAACTGGCGCTGGCTGAGATGTCGGGAGTGGATTGGCGAAAGCGGTAG